From Cellulomonas oligotrophica, a single genomic window includes:
- a CDS encoding glycogen/starch/alpha-glucan phosphorylase, translating to MTDKRVNGSAVVTSPQNTVEGFVKEFLRELSFGQGVTLERASVNDQYLALARTVRQYLMARWLETLQRQREAQAKSVAYLSAEYLLGRQLDNALLATDLTEVVEEGLASLGIELQTLRDQETEPGLGNGGLGRLAACFVDSLATMSVPCIGYGIRYDYGIFRQTFVDGWQVEQPDNWLALGAPWEFPHPEAAVTVHFGGRTETYDDEGVERTRWVHDWDVLGVPFNYMVPGYQNGRVNTLRLWSAKATQAFDLQIFNSGEYVDAVRAQTFAENISKVLYPEDSTPQGKELRLQQQYFFVACSIKDFVDYVLPEDFDLHRLPERIIFQLNDTHPVIAVPELMRVLVDEKKWDWDEAWAVTQQCFAYTCHTLLPEALEVWSVELMGRLLPRHLEIIYRINEEFLAEVAAKHPGDDALLERMSIIAERPERSVRMAYLATVAGSKVNGVAALHSDLLRDKVLPDFSAYWPDKFTNVTNGVTPRRFVRLSNPALSELITEAVGVGWVTDLERLRGMEPLADDQEFREKFRAVKAHNKERLSTLLQARDGITLPADAMLDVMVKRLHEYKRQTLKVLHIVTLYDRVLRGELDPATMQKRVFAFGAKAAPGYHMAKQIIGLINHVGATINDDPRLGGALTVVFPPNYNVTLAETLIPAADLSEQISLAGKEASGTGNMKFALNGALTIGTDDGANVEIRELVGDDNFFLFGLLEPQVADLVAAGYQPGRYYEEDPALKRAVDLIASGTFSGGDGSVFAPLVQNLLTEDRFLALADYRSYIDAQDRVDAAYADVEGWTRSAILNVARSGFFSSDRSMWDYIDRIWHTPPVVSR from the coding sequence GTGACTGACAAGCGTGTCAACGGCAGCGCGGTGGTGACCTCCCCGCAGAACACCGTCGAGGGGTTCGTGAAGGAGTTCCTCCGCGAGCTCAGCTTCGGCCAGGGCGTGACCCTCGAGCGCGCGAGCGTCAACGACCAGTACCTGGCACTGGCGCGCACGGTGCGCCAGTACCTCATGGCGCGCTGGCTGGAGACGCTCCAGCGGCAGCGCGAGGCGCAGGCCAAGTCGGTCGCCTACCTGTCCGCCGAGTACCTGCTGGGTCGCCAGCTCGACAACGCGCTCCTCGCGACGGACCTCACGGAGGTCGTCGAGGAGGGGCTCGCGTCGCTCGGCATCGAGCTGCAGACGCTGCGCGACCAGGAGACCGAGCCCGGCCTGGGCAACGGCGGCCTCGGGCGCCTCGCCGCGTGCTTCGTCGACTCGCTGGCCACGATGAGCGTGCCGTGCATCGGCTACGGCATCCGCTACGACTACGGCATCTTCCGCCAGACGTTCGTCGACGGCTGGCAGGTCGAGCAGCCCGACAACTGGCTCGCGCTCGGTGCGCCGTGGGAGTTCCCGCACCCCGAGGCGGCCGTCACCGTGCACTTCGGCGGGCGCACGGAGACGTACGACGACGAGGGCGTCGAGCGCACCCGGTGGGTGCACGACTGGGACGTGCTCGGCGTGCCGTTCAACTACATGGTCCCCGGCTACCAGAACGGCCGCGTGAACACGCTGCGGCTGTGGTCGGCCAAGGCCACGCAGGCCTTCGACCTGCAGATCTTCAACTCCGGCGAGTACGTCGACGCCGTCCGTGCGCAGACGTTCGCCGAGAACATCTCCAAGGTCCTGTACCCGGAGGACTCCACGCCCCAGGGCAAGGAGCTGCGGCTGCAGCAGCAGTACTTCTTCGTGGCGTGCTCCATCAAGGACTTCGTCGACTACGTCCTGCCCGAGGACTTCGACCTGCACCGCCTGCCCGAGCGGATCATCTTCCAGCTCAACGACACCCACCCGGTGATCGCCGTCCCCGAGCTCATGCGCGTGCTCGTCGACGAGAAGAAGTGGGACTGGGACGAGGCGTGGGCCGTCACGCAGCAGTGCTTCGCGTACACGTGCCACACCCTGCTGCCCGAGGCCCTTGAGGTCTGGTCGGTCGAGCTCATGGGCCGCCTGCTGCCGCGGCACCTGGAGATCATCTACCGCATCAACGAGGAGTTCCTCGCCGAGGTCGCCGCGAAGCACCCGGGCGACGACGCGCTCCTGGAGCGCATGTCGATCATCGCCGAGCGGCCCGAGCGCTCCGTGCGCATGGCGTACCTGGCCACGGTCGCCGGCTCCAAGGTCAACGGCGTCGCCGCCCTGCACTCCGACCTGCTGCGTGACAAGGTCCTGCCGGACTTCTCCGCGTACTGGCCGGACAAGTTCACCAACGTGACCAACGGCGTCACGCCCCGGCGGTTCGTGCGGCTGTCCAACCCGGCGCTGTCCGAGCTCATCACCGAGGCGGTGGGCGTCGGCTGGGTCACGGACCTGGAGCGTCTGCGCGGCATGGAGCCGCTGGCCGACGACCAGGAGTTCCGCGAGAAGTTCCGCGCGGTCAAGGCCCACAACAAGGAGCGCCTGAGCACGCTCCTGCAGGCCCGCGACGGCATCACGCTGCCCGCGGACGCGATGCTCGACGTCATGGTCAAGCGCCTGCACGAGTACAAGCGCCAGACCCTCAAGGTGCTGCACATCGTCACGCTGTACGACCGGGTGCTGCGCGGCGAGCTCGACCCCGCGACCATGCAGAAGCGGGTCTTCGCGTTCGGTGCCAAGGCCGCCCCGGGCTACCACATGGCGAAGCAGATCATCGGGCTCATCAACCACGTGGGCGCGACGATCAACGACGACCCCCGCCTCGGCGGCGCCCTGACGGTCGTGTTCCCGCCGAACTACAACGTCACGCTCGCCGAGACGCTCATCCCCGCCGCCGACCTGTCCGAGCAGATCTCGCTCGCCGGCAAGGAGGCCTCGGGCACGGGCAACATGAAGTTCGCGCTCAACGGCGCCCTGACCATCGGCACCGACGACGGCGCGAACGTCGAGATCCGCGAGCTCGTCGGCGACGACAACTTCTTCCTGTTCGGGCTGCTGGAGCCGCAGGTCGCGGACCTCGTCGCCGCCGGCTACCAGCCGGGCCGCTACTACGAGGAGGACCCGGCCCTCAAGCGCGCCGTCGACCTCATCGCGTCGGGCACGTTCTCGGGCGGCGACGGCAGCGTCTTCGCCCCCCTGGTGCAGAACCTGCTCACCGAGGACCGCTTCCTCGCCCTGGCCGACTACCGGTCGTACATCGACGCGCAGGACCGTGTCGACGCCGCGTACGCCGACGTCGAGGGCTGGACCCGCTCGGCGATCCTCAACGTCGCCCGCTCCGGGTTCTTCTCCTCGGACCGGTCGATGTGGGACTACATCGACCGCATCTGGCACACGCCGCCGGTCGTCTCCCGCTGA
- a CDS encoding sensor histidine kinase, producing MTTTTTMKTTTTTATTRAPTVTTAEPTQAVPVVRPVPPAPPAGRTVTVRVRILGAVLVATAAALALSGGVAALLSGVRTDERIDDELRRATEQVRVLAAEGVDPRTGGPFTSAREVVRLAMSRTVPSRHEGMVGLVDGRVTDVAADSVLLRPEDDAALVARLAATDPAAGARLVTVPGTLTDWRVAVVPVVAAGPQDAAVLVLAWDRTAERRELGTVFTTYAWVAAAATLLVGVVGWLVAGRLLRPIRLLGRTAQQITDTDQTARLPVRGNDDVAELTRAFNAMLDRIEDAVGAQRALLDDVGHELRTPLTVVRGHLELMDTSDAADAEETRALALDEIDRMGRLVEDLMTLATVGSGEFVRFAPHDAGALTDTVSGNVRPLGARRWGVQERAEGEVLVDAQRLTQAWLQLAANAVKFSDDGSTVLLGSRVRDGWLELWVTDEGVGIAPGDLDRVFDRFARADEDEARPGAGLGLAIVSAIAHAHGGDVGVRSVRGEGSTFTVRVPVDGPAPQSPTDDAPGGTP from the coding sequence ATGACGACGACCACGACGATGAAGACGACGACGACGACAGCAACGACGAGGGCTCCGACGGTGACGACGGCTGAGCCGACGCAGGCGGTCCCGGTCGTGCGGCCCGTGCCGCCCGCACCGCCGGCCGGGCGCACCGTGACCGTCCGGGTCCGCATCCTCGGCGCCGTGCTCGTGGCGACCGCCGCCGCGCTCGCGCTGTCCGGCGGGGTCGCGGCCCTGCTCAGCGGGGTGCGCACCGACGAGCGCATCGACGACGAGCTGCGGCGCGCCACCGAGCAGGTGCGCGTGCTGGCGGCCGAGGGGGTGGACCCGCGGACCGGCGGGCCGTTCACGTCGGCGCGCGAGGTGGTCCGCCTGGCGATGTCCCGCACGGTGCCCAGCCGGCACGAGGGCATGGTTGGGCTCGTCGACGGCCGGGTCACCGACGTGGCCGCGGACTCGGTGCTGCTGCGCCCCGAGGACGACGCCGCGCTCGTGGCGCGGCTCGCCGCCACCGACCCCGCCGCGGGTGCGCGGCTGGTCACGGTGCCCGGCACGCTCACCGACTGGCGCGTGGCGGTCGTCCCCGTGGTCGCGGCCGGGCCCCAGGACGCCGCGGTGCTCGTGCTCGCGTGGGACCGCACCGCCGAGCGCCGCGAGCTCGGCACCGTCTTCACGACCTACGCCTGGGTCGCGGCCGCCGCGACGCTGCTCGTCGGGGTCGTCGGGTGGCTCGTCGCCGGGCGCCTGCTGCGGCCCATCCGCCTGCTCGGGCGCACCGCGCAGCAGATCACCGACACGGACCAGACCGCCCGCCTGCCCGTGCGCGGCAACGACGACGTCGCCGAGCTCACGCGCGCGTTCAACGCGATGCTCGACCGGATCGAGGACGCCGTGGGGGCGCAGCGCGCCCTGCTCGACGACGTCGGGCACGAGCTGCGCACCCCGCTGACCGTGGTGCGCGGGCACCTGGAGCTCATGGACACCTCCGACGCGGCCGACGCCGAGGAGACGCGCGCCCTCGCGCTCGACGAGATCGACCGCATGGGCCGGCTCGTCGAGGACCTCATGACGCTGGCGACCGTGGGCAGCGGGGAGTTCGTGCGGTTCGCCCCGCACGACGCGGGCGCGCTGACCGACACCGTCTCCGGCAACGTCCGGCCGCTCGGCGCCCGGCGCTGGGGCGTGCAGGAGCGCGCCGAGGGCGAGGTCCTCGTCGACGCGCAGCGCCTCACGCAGGCGTGGCTCCAGCTCGCCGCCAACGCGGTGAAGTTCTCCGACGACGGCTCGACGGTGCTGCTCGGCTCGCGCGTCCGCGACGGGTGGCTGGAGCTGTGGGTCACCGACGAGGGCGTCGGCATCGCCCCGGGCGACCTCGACCGGGTGTTCGACCGGTTCGCGCGCGCCGACGAGGACGAGGCACGCCCCGGTGCGGGGCTCGGGCTCGCGATCGTCTCGGCCATCGCGCATGCTCACGGCGGGGACGTCGGCGTGCGGTCCGTGCGGGGCGAGGGCTCGACCTTCACCGTGCGGGTGCCCGTGGACGGTCCCGCGCCGCAGTCCCCCACCGACGACGCACCCGGAGGCACCCCGTGA